In the genome of Tripterygium wilfordii isolate XIE 37 chromosome 19, ASM1340144v1, whole genome shotgun sequence, one region contains:
- the LOC119985491 gene encoding F-box protein At2g27310-like, producing MSCTSTQFLALSADGKLWQEICSTLWSSTNDSRVRQVISTFPGGHRSFFSDSFPLLHHKNHNQDLSSEPSDLISAVDLCYKNKLLFSKVRETNTTTTKFLCSRFKIELLGQKETVSTPIQQFGEIDALLQDLKENLSLSWIVIDPAAKRAANLSSGRPVLVEWPCTGGEVQLYYSTVMKTGGRPGSVESEFAECRVVVTCSGIDGGEVHVDDITMEIKDIDGRSFDGRESLVILQDSLVNGKRERGKRGENEDKYKKLEKRKREGKVKKLSSNGVIYMICLPVVGLVTFWFTLFLFAMLLMRSKTRSKLRKH from the coding sequence ATGTCCTGCACATCCACGCAATTTCTCGCTCTCTCTGCCGATGGTAAATTGTGGCAAGAAATTTGTTCCACTCTATGGAGCTCCACCAATGATTCGCGGGTTCGTCAAGTTATCTCTACTTTCCCCGGCGGTCATCGCTCGTTCTTCTCTGACTCCTTTCCTCTTCTCCATCACAAAAACCATAATCAAGATCTCTCATCTGAACCGTCAGATTTAATCTCGGCCGTCGATTTATGTTACAAGAACAAGCTTCTGTTCTCCAAGGTTCGAGAAACGAACACGACCACAACCAAATTTCTCTGTTCCCGTTTCAAGATCGAGTTACTGGGGCAAAAGGAAACCGTTTCGACTCCAATACAACAATTCGGTGAAATCGATGCGTTGCTTCAAGACCTGAAAGAGAATTTGAGTTTGAGTTGGATCGTGATCGACCCGGCTGCGAAACGGGCGGCCAATTTGTCGTCGGGAAGGCCAGTTTTGGTGGAATGGCCTTGCACTGGAGGGGAGGTTCAACTTTACTATTCAACAGTCATGAAGACTGGTGGACGGCCGGGATCGGTAGAGTCGGAGTTCGCGGAGTGCAGGGTAGTGGTCACGTGTAGCGGGATAGACGGAGGGGAGGTGCATGTGGATGACATAACAATGGAGATAAAGGACATTGATGGAAGGAGCTTTGATGGGAGGGAGAGTTTAGTAATTTTACAGGATTCTTTGGTGAAcgggaagagagagagggggaagagaggagaaaatgaAGACAAGTACAAGAAAttggagaagagaaagagagaagggaaGGTGAAGAAGCTAAGTAGCAATGGCGTCATTTACATGATTTGCCTTCCCGTTGTTGGTTTAGTTACTTTCTGGTTCACTCTGTTTTTGTTTGCGATGCTCTTGATGCGTTCCAAGACTCGCAGTAAATTGAGGAAGCATTAA